ACAATGATATATATTTCCGATTTTTCCACGCGAACGGTTTTTAAGATCTCCATGCCGTCTGCGTCCGGAAGTTTCAGGTCGAGTAAAACCAGATGGTAATTTCCTTTCCTGATGGCATCGAGTCCATCCTTGCAGGTGTTGCAGGTGTCCACCGTGTGTCCCAGGTCCGATAAAATCATATGACATCCGCTGCAGATCACCATTTCATCGTCGATTACCAGGATTTTAAGAGGCTTCATTTTCCAATCCTTCCGTTTTTTCAGAAGGGGGCTGCCGGATTAGAGGCATTTCTATGATAAAGCTGGAGCCTTTTCCGGGCTCGCTGTATGCGCGAATATCCCCCATGTGATTTTCCACAATTCCATAACTGACCGCCAGCCCAAGACCGGTTCCTTTTGCCTTGGTGGAGAAAAAAGGCTCAAATATTCGATTCAGCGCTTCTTTGGGGAAGCCGCATCCGGTGTCCTCGAATTCGATTTTCATGCATTTTCTTTCAGTACCGAGCCGGGTTTTAATGCGAATACGTCCGCCTCCCTCCATGGCTTCAACAGAGTTGATCAGCAGGTTGACAAACACCTGCT
This is a stretch of genomic DNA from Thermodesulfobacteriota bacterium. It encodes these proteins:
- a CDS encoding response regulator, which encodes MKPLKILVIDDEMVICSGCHMILSDLGHTVDTCNTCKDGLDAIRKGNYHLVLLDLKLPDADGMEILKTVRVEKSEIYIIVMTGYATIKTAVSAMRLGAFDYLPKPFTDEELVDSVERAIKNGAGCLKMQ